One genomic segment of Stigmatopora argus isolate UIUO_Sarg chromosome 1, RoL_Sarg_1.0, whole genome shotgun sequence includes these proteins:
- the cnbpa gene encoding CCHC-type zinc finger, nucleic acid binding protein a produces MEMNCSSECFGCGRSGHWIKHCPNVCGSSSRGRGRGRGRCKDMTCYRCGDIGHIARDCDHTEDACYNCHRTGHISRDCKEPKKEREQLCYTCGKSGHMARDCDANEQKCYSCGGFGHIQKLCDKVKCYRCGEIGHVAVHCTKSSETNCYKCGKAGHLAKECTCEDTA; encoded by the exons ATGGAGATGAACTGCAGCAGCGAGTGCTTTGGATGCGGCCGCTCAGGGCACTGGATCAAACATTGCCCCAATGTGTGCGGTAGCAGTTCACGAGGACGTGGACGAGGCAGGGGACGATGCAAGG ATATGACCTGCTATCGGTGTGGTGACATAGGCCACATAGCAAGGGACTGTGACCATACTGAAGATG CGTGCTACAACTGCCATAGGACTGGCCACATTTCTCGCGATTGCAAGGAGCCCAAAAAGGAGAGGGAGCAACTCTGCTACACCTGTGGAAAGTCTGGTCACATGGCCCGTGACTGCGACGCCAACGAACAGAAGTGCTACTCCTGCGGAGGTTTTGGCCACATCCAAAAGCTCTGTGACAAGGTGAAATGTTACAG GTGTGGAGAGATTGGTCACGTCGCAGTGCATTGCACTAAATCCAGCGAGACCAACTGCTACAAATGTGGAAAGGCGGGCCACCTGGCAAAAGAGTGCACCTGCGAAGACACCGCGTAA